From Methanosarcina lacustris Z-7289, one genomic window encodes:
- a CDS encoding MBL fold metallo-hydrolase, whose amino-acid sequence MEQFSFIACMPDKPGALHRAAEIITRYEGNINRIQYDRRIDRNTVFFEVTAASQAYQKILEELERIGYLQTSLQPVAFLKFNVYLPNCPGALFDILDHTTYSGANITFLDFDDRGQHPERLVVSLNIENADLIDALLNQLKSKYRLEIVEYDTTGEKLDDTVFYLRLAQRLRYYLGNAEDAFLMKFLHDINHIAQELSNLRKDPVEVFENILKVGDTLSRTSGEGFYADVQRVRVKDGIELFCFQLPCGGNIYLFDTPDERVMIDTGYGIYQPDVVNMLQHYGLGDLSLLKRIYITHADADHCGAAGYFSAPSYLNHETLKITRETSRAYGSSNQGCILEEVYTKMINLFSRFTPPSNVILFPEIPVQAEEVEKMGAFPLIARFRIGSLEFEALQGLGGHMHGEIFYMCPEEGLVFPQDAVINFRSLSPERTEYNALADYLMTSVNVDSNLAKEERNALMSLILELDNKLLKNGNKCLICCGHGSVSVLEGGKLVEHSISERFLARKNL is encoded by the coding sequence ATGGAACAGTTTTCTTTTATTGCCTGCATGCCTGATAAGCCCGGAGCACTGCACAGGGCAGCCGAGATTATCACGCGGTATGAAGGAAACATCAACCGGATCCAGTATGACCGGAGGATCGACAGGAATACCGTTTTTTTCGAGGTAACGGCTGCTTCACAGGCTTACCAGAAAATCCTTGAGGAGCTGGAAAGAATAGGTTACCTCCAGACCTCTCTGCAGCCTGTAGCTTTTCTTAAATTCAATGTCTATCTCCCGAACTGCCCCGGAGCTTTATTCGATATCCTGGACCACACCACTTATTCAGGGGCAAATATAACTTTCCTTGATTTTGATGACAGGGGGCAGCATCCTGAAAGGCTAGTTGTGAGCCTGAACATTGAAAATGCCGACCTTATAGATGCTCTCCTGAACCAGCTCAAATCAAAGTACAGGCTTGAGATTGTTGAGTATGATACAACAGGAGAAAAGCTCGATGATACGGTTTTTTACCTGAGGCTTGCCCAGAGACTGAGGTACTATCTTGGAAACGCAGAAGATGCCTTTTTAATGAAATTTTTGCACGACATAAATCATATCGCTCAGGAGCTCTCAAACCTGCGGAAAGACCCTGTTGAGGTCTTTGAGAATATCCTGAAAGTCGGGGATACTCTTAGCCGGACTTCAGGAGAAGGCTTTTATGCCGATGTGCAGAGGGTCAGGGTAAAGGACGGCATTGAACTTTTCTGCTTCCAGCTTCCCTGTGGAGGAAATATCTATCTTTTCGACACTCCTGACGAAAGGGTCATGATTGATACGGGCTATGGGATATACCAGCCGGATGTTGTGAATATGCTCCAGCACTACGGGCTTGGAGACCTGAGCCTGCTTAAAAGAATCTACATTACTCATGCAGATGCTGACCACTGCGGGGCTGCAGGCTATTTTTCCGCTCCCTCTTACCTCAATCACGAAACCCTGAAAATTACGCGGGAAACCAGTAGGGCTTATGGGTCCAGCAATCAGGGTTGTATCCTGGAGGAGGTTTATACAAAAATGATTAACCTCTTTTCAAGGTTCACCCCTCCTTCAAATGTGATCCTTTTTCCTGAGATCCCGGTTCAGGCTGAAGAAGTCGAGAAAATGGGAGCTTTTCCGCTTATTGCTCGCTTCAGGATAGGAAGCCTTGAGTTTGAAGCCCTTCAGGGCCTTGGAGGGCACATGCATGGGGAAATTTTCTACATGTGCCCTGAGGAAGGGCTTGTCTTCCCTCAGGACGCCGTGATCAATTTCAGGAGCTTGAGCCCGGAGAGAACTGAATATAATGCCCTGGCTGATTATCTCATGACATCGGTAAATGTAGATAGCAACCTTGCAAAAGAGGAACGAAACGCTCTTATGTCCCTGATACTGGAACTTGATAACAAACTCTTGAAGAACGGAAATAAATGCTTAATCTGTTGCGGACACGGTTCGGTATCTGTACTCGAAGGCGGAAAGCTTGTCGAACATTCCATTTCTGAGAGATTCCTTGCAAGAAAAAACTTGTAA
- a CDS encoding GIY-YIG nuclease family protein has product MDFSEKGIYCMVFENRGCVIEVGKKGIFSFPAGFHIYVGSALGPGGMKRVKRHIDLSSKKNKNPRWHVDYLHLNSSFRLAWAVCAGTSSRLECELARRLGGDSVQGFGCTDCTCSSHLFYRKENPLLEITGVFEALGLRAVVLEC; this is encoded by the coding sequence ATGGATTTTTCCGAAAAAGGGATTTATTGTATGGTGTTTGAAAACCGGGGCTGTGTAATAGAAGTCGGAAAAAAGGGTATTTTTTCATTTCCTGCAGGTTTTCATATCTACGTAGGCTCGGCACTCGGACCCGGGGGCATGAAGAGGGTAAAAAGGCACATTGACCTTTCTTCGAAGAAGAATAAGAATCCCAGATGGCACGTAGATTATCTCCACCTGAACTCTTCATTCAGACTAGCATGGGCAGTTTGTGCCGGCACTTCTTCCCGGCTTGAGTGTGAACTTGCCAGAAGGCTCGGAGGAGATTCAGTTCAGGGCTTTGGGTGCACGGACTGTACCTGCAGTTCCCATCTCTTTTACAGGAAAGAGAATCCCCTTTTGGAGATCACGGGAGTTTTTGAAGCTCTTGGACTCCGGGCTGTTGTGCTTGAGTGCTGA